The Sebastes fasciatus isolate fSebFas1 chromosome 22, fSebFas1.pri, whole genome shotgun sequence genome includes the window CCAGCTGTGTTGTCTGTTTGTTCCTCTcctgcctctccctcctcctcctgcatgtGTTGCAGGTTTGAGTGGCACATGAACCCATTATTCCTCATAAAGAAGTCGCTATATTCAGACACTTTATCACGAGGTAATCGGGATTCAAGATTTTTTGAGGATGTCAGTCTAACAGAGGTTTGTGGTGGGTTGATGTTTCCTCAATTTGTACTTTTTATCATACACAGTATATTTACAAGCCATGCAATTTATCCTATTggttttttattgatttcacTTTGTAGCCTTTTCTTGTAGAGATCAGTTCTTAAATTTATAGTGTAAAGATTTGACCCAAGCAAGTAATAAAAAAAGGGAATGATCTAGACCTAGAGGCAGCTGGATTTCTTCCCGTCTGAACCAAAATGTCTTGGGGGGGCCTTGGCTCCTTAATTCTGGACCATATGACTCTGAGATTAGTATTAAATGCCCTGAGGGTCACCAGCGGGATCACGTTGCTCCTCCACGTCCAAGAGCAGTGGTATCTGGGTCAAGGATCGAGAGACGTGATGGAAAGAAGGAGGCCGAAACAAAACAACGCCACACCTGTTGCCCTTTGCGGCGAGAGTGAAAGCAAACAGCTGGGTCACATTGTCACCTTGACTTGAAATATAGTTGCACAGGTCACAAGCACAATAGCTGACAGTGGATGACTCATTCCTTGTATTGTACCACATTGTTAGAATGGCACTGGTTTGCATCAGCTATCCGTATtcacagctgtttgtttgttgagtCCTTCCTAAATTCTTAGTTACTACCGCCTAGTTTCAAACTAGTGATGTACTAAATTAGATTGCTCCTATAATACTTCTTAGTAACAACTTTAGTCAAATCGATTGCTGGAAAGCATTTCATTATTTAATGTTAGCATTATTTAACAGCATTTTGTGTGTAGCCTGCATTTCGTACCTCTGTTACTGTTCAACAGGTCATATTAGGAAGCTAATGTTGGTTGATGTTGGTTGATTCTAGTTGGGAAATAGAGTTTTGTTTTGCCTTTACCATTCAGTACTGAGTGAGTCAATTGCAGTTGCGGTAGTGCTTGCTATAGGAGCAAATTGACAATTTAAcattttgctgttgctgtttttcATGAATGTTAATAATGTCCCCGTTCTTATGATCGGTTGATTGTTTACTCCAACTGACAGAAACAGCCGTGATCGTTGAATTAATCTAAGATACAATTCAGAGGTCTGTAACCAGGCTTAAGGTGGacagtgacatttgtgacgtgatTTCCGTACTTGATTTTGGACAAATTTGACATAGTTTACGagcttattttaagcccaaccattattctttttaaacctaagtgattttgttgccttaacataACTGCTTTTCCGGTAAATGACACGCAAGAAGtcgtttcacaacattaagcctGTGGCATgtaaatgacatgcgaaaaccctacaccttcccatgagatcgggttttATACAAATCTATGTTCCCTGGTTAAACATCTTGTCTTTAAAGTTTGGGCAGGTAACATAGGAGAAAGGTAAGTAgttagacaggcaggtagaccTTTCAATTAGTTTATTCGGGCcgaattaaatgattggacggctttattacagtcctgtgacagccacagtTACCGTATTTTTTccgctcttttttttttgtcagagcatttgatttattgattactgtcgggatgtaaagagaatttcaacaaatataacaaaaggTGTTAAAATACATTACCCACCCTAGCTTTAATCTTGGGCTTCTAATGCTCTAAAATAACAGCTCTTCAATTCTATCAACACAGGGTGAGTTTCTATTGAGATGCTTTGAAGTTGAAGCGCTGAGTGGGTGAGCTGGAAATGAAACTGGTGGGCAACACCTCGCTTTAAAACACACTCCTACCTGAGGACACAATGACTCTGCTCTTTTCACAGTCGTTCACATGTGaggcatcacacacacacatatacatacttACTGTGCATACACACAGGGAGGTTTAAACAAGCAGACAAATGAGTCAGGTTATTATTCAACCCTACGCAAAAAAAGAGAatgcatttaaataaattgAGAACTTGAGCtaaatatttttacatgttgaaGCATTCAGAAGTAAAGCGTTAAAGTGCTACATAGCAAAACACAAGGTGATATTGGAGGAGAGCAGATTTCCATTGCAACAACATGTTTGTTTACCGCCATCCTGAGTTTGTAACACAGCAGATGTGCAGATATTACGGCATTCACATTACCACCCCACAGTGAGTGTTTTGCTCTGGGCAGCAGCTCACAATCTACTTATGAAAAGTCTGTTTCCTCCACAGTCCTGATTGTTACCATGACGACGCACgcagtgagaggaggaggagtgaagagCGTTAACCTCGTTATGGGACCCTCCCCCTCAGGCCCTTTCCTCAAGAGCAGCAAACACTGCTGGTACAAGAAGAGGCCGAGCTGCATTCCTCTTTATATCCTTCTTCTTAATAGAAAAAAAGCATTGTCTTCACTTATCAAAGCCTTCactcctatttttttttttttaaagctgtatGAACGCTTTTACTCTGAAATGAAAGCAACTGTGGAAAAAGTTCCACATGTGTATGTCTGTACAGGTAATATGAAGCTAATGTGgtaaaatgtggtcctggagaaaaaaaatgtgtgtggtctctagttaaaggtacagtgtgaaagatttggtggcatctagatggtgtggttgcagattgcaaccaactgaatacccctctgctcactcctccctttccaagacaaGAACGTGAACCACCGAGTGGAAACCCttgtaacgccgttcgcctcactcagaggccattcttaccataataacaataaGGAAGTCAGaaggcagctggcggtaccacagttttgcactctgcatcTCACGTTACCGCATTTCACATGCGTGTCGAACTACGGTGGCGTTCATGTAAAAACGCAAAAAGCACTATctagagacagtgtttggtttgtccgttctgggctactgtagaaacatggaggagcaacatggcggactcagtgaagaggacccgctcccgaTGTAGATATagacggctcattctaagctaacgaaaacacaacaattcttagtttcaggtgattatacactaaagaaaatatagttatgaatattataacaTTCTGCTAGTAGATAGAGGGGTTGATGTACCATgacgttgccaggcaaccagcagagactccagaaAGTCACTGTTCCCGGCAAAGAAATAGTCCCGCACATAACCCATCACAAAACTACGACTTACTGTTTTTACACTACTGTTGTATACAAAAaggaagctttttttttgtcaaaatacAATCTAGATTTATTGAACTTCTATGGCCCCATGAAACACagagatgaacacacacacggagatACAATTTAAGACAGGCAATACAACAGGCTGGGAGATAAGAAgttattaaacatgaatcaaaTTGGCTCATACAGTACAATGAATGGGAATGAATATTTCTCTACAACAACGCAAGCAACTCCAGTGTGGTGTGAAAAAAAGGATAATCACAATTtttaaaacaatacaaataacatTAAACACAGAGTACATAAAAAAGCCACGTCTTTTTCCAATTATTTCAGCTTGGAATAAGTAGTGTGACTGATTGTCAAGCtttttcttaaataataattcataaatacagatataacataaatattattattaataaatataactgTAAGACTGTTTTAAGTGTTTAAATTGCTTTAACATAATTAATTTCCACTAAAAGCTCAATTTATTAGGAGGTCTGCTTATTTTACTGAAAACATACACCAAGTGCAACCAAGAAGTAGAAGAAAGATCCATCTGTCTTTAAGTCAGTCTGCAACAAGTAAAATAAGACATGTAATCCGCTCATTAAAAACAACAGATGCACTGCAGATCATGAGCTATATCAGATCTCTTCTGCTATTGCTTTTTAAATTGGGTCATGCTCTATTTTAGAGCCATAACTCCCTGTATTCCAAAGAGAAAAGGGAAGGGGCCAAGAAGGTGATGACAGTGCCAAAGAAATAGGAGACTTCTTTTAACAGCAGTTAAGATGCTGTGGTAGGAACAGAAGAATTGCATAGTTTAGCATCAGCATCATCATATTTTCCTATTGAgcctgtttttttccctttctgaATGTACCTGTGCAGCCCTGAAACCTTTCCCCCGCGTCTCACTCCTGTGGCTCGTTAGAATAAGGAGCGAGACGAGAGGTCTATTTTTACAAACGAGGGGGTGAGAAAGTGAGACGGAAGGTGAGATTTCATGAGGCAAAAGCAAGCTGATGTCGTTTTCATCGTGAATATATTCTGGATGTAAATGAGTGGTTTTAACAGGCCCAGAAGGAACGTATTTGAACCTGTGCCTTTATGGTTTTATTGAAGCCGGAAGGcccaaaaagtcaaaatatttaaaatctgTATATGCTGGCAGAAAAAATAAactattaaaggggacatatcatgctcatctccaggttcatatttgtgttttgtgtttctacttgaacatgtttacatgctttaatgttcaaaaaacacattatttttctcatactgtccatctgaatatacctgtattcagcctctgtctgaaatgctccattttagcacgtgtctctttaagaccctcctcctgaaaaagcccagtctactctgattggcttgcgagaaaaataaagggcatctttgcaaaggtagttctcaagctgtggttGATATATGCTAATGAGCCTGCATTCGACATAGACCCTTTTACAGCTGACGTCATGATTAcatcacggtgttagctggaggcaaaacaaaggcaAGACTGGAGGCAAACACAAAGCACCTCAGAGTAAAGGGCTAAAATTACATATCTAAAATGCCATCTTGCTGTGTGGTTGGGTGCCAAAAGGTTGGGTGCCAAAATCAATATCGCATACATTTGAgatctagcgagctacaatatcggcaAAGCGCTtcggagatggagagaaaatattgctaatagtttagccttctgctaaccacAGCCAATGGCTCACGGCTGCgtttagcagaaggctaaactattagcaacctgaaacgcttcgccgatattgcacaactctctttttgactgactttactgtagGATAGTTGACGATAGGCATCCAAAGGTTTATACGCCATCAATTTGTCTTTACAGCGCTGCagctggccaccagcccgctggtcgGACAGCTGGCTACTTAGCGAGCTTGTTAATTCCGCCATGCTGTCATGCAACACTGGTTACACAAAATGAGCCCAGTAGCAGGGCTAGGTGTAAAGAGGGACTCTCTGCCTCACTCTTCGACGCTAGGAGACTGGGCTTCACCGTGAGGAGAGCAGGCGTTAGTTAGCTATCTTGTCAGTCTCTGGACAAGCTAGCTAGCCAGTCGTCCTCTCCCCCGGAAGTAGCATTAGTCTGTCAGCGGCGTAGGGGTCAGCTAATTGGTCAACTACTCATGGTCCCGGAGAGTGAGTGACTGAACATAATGAGAGAAACTCCgattttcttcagccattgcTAAAAACAGGCCAACAAaacttgctagccagcgttaactaacgtgttcagagaattattctgcaTCCACTTAACGCTCTACCCACAAAATACGTCATCATGTTTTCTAACAGAAAAGGGGTCTATAGGAAGGGAGGCCAAATCTGAGAAGTTTTTCATGATACGTCCCCTTTAAAACATCTTTAAGTAACTATACTGTATAAAGAACCATATACTTGTTCCATTTTGTGCTTTGTAGGAGTTAGTGGAACTTTTCGTATAGTGAAACTATTCTCTTGAAACAGAAATGTCGGGTCAAGCGCTGGCCCACGGCAGAAGGAACGACACGATGACGATGacgagggagagggagagaggcagcaagaggaggaggacgagagggagagagggcgaAGATGGCCACAGAGACGTCAGACGTTTGGAGCCTCGGGGCAGTTCGACCGCACCCTGTTGCCTCTCCACGTTTGACCGGCAGATGACCAGTGGCCTGACCTGTGATATGCTCTCCTGGAAGACAAAGAAGAAAGAGGTGGGAGTTGTTATTGCAGGGACAAAATGTTCTACgacatattgtatatttttttacattacattgtaCAAACTGCATATTGTTCCAGTGCTATTTCTAAAAGTCTTTCCTTAGCAGCAATCTGAAGGTGAAAACaatttttccaataataatttaataaaaaagaatttCCATGTGTTTTAAGGTTATTTCTAAGACCCGCATCCCGCCCGCCTTTCAgaagctgtagcaggttcagaaGTTataggcaaaattttggcgaggaaaaactggcatggccattttaaaaggtgtcccttgacctctcacctcaagatatgtgaaggaaaatgggttctgtgggtacccacgagtctcctatttacatacatgcccactttatgataatcgcacgcagtttggggcaaaaaccatgcagtttttttttaatgcagtataaatgtgttattttggcctattttaaaaatgatgtgttcgaatatttctgcatactggggtccctaaacagtcttggtaTTAtctaaattgggtatcactcttgtgagactcttgtggatccaatgagcccaattgtattcattcattcattgtataaaatgacctgttctGACCtgtaggataatcacagcctcatgaaacattacaaccacaaactagagacgtagggcattcagaggatggacagcaaatcacagcatggctttttttctatggtgttcctcaaggtcttggtgttttaatgtggtattttggatttttgatcatttttatcgaTTCTCGAATgttaaaaaattgttaaatttttCACCAAATCTATAACaaatgctgcaacaacttatgagacataatagagcatgggaatggacatcatatacttccatcattatgttctaagcccttatacactttcacaatttatttcaattcgttcattaatgtttatttctgatttatgactagaacaacttgacacacagtgctgagctgcatctcaaattaattttcaggttcccagctttcagatgatgttcaccacttctatgtgacatctactgcttaccttttatctccccctaaagaccccctgtacctccttaaaaaagacaaattggGTCTaagtgggtctcagagggtaaatacatCCTGTTAAGCTGTGGTCCAGCTTAACCCATTCTAAACCGCAGCTACGCTACTCAGATACAAGGTCAGACAGCAAGATTGACTAATTTATTTTCGCATGGTGAGCAGCAGTCTAATTAGACTTCACATCGCTGTCTCTTCTACCTCCAGTATGGTCCTGCTGTCTGCTCTGTCAGGACTGAGCCTGAGGTTCCAGCGATCGGACCTGTGGCTTCGCCCGCCGTCGTCCTCGCTCTCGGTGGTGTCTTGCCGTGCCACCCGTGGACGCTTGCGTCTCCGTGAGCTGATTCGCTGGAGAGAACCGGGCTCCTGGAGTCTGGACCAAACAGGTTAATGGCACAAGGTCAGAGGTacggtgtgtgaatgaatatgCACGTGCATGTGAGCGTTTTTTTGTGTATGCGAGCACATCAAACCTGCTATCTGTGTCCTCTATATCAGCATCTGCATCACTCTCCCCCTGAGGGTCGGACAATACACAGTCCTCCTGCACAGGAacgatacaaaaaaaatatacaaattgtAATTAAGTACAAAAAATGTGTgacaaatataatatacatataatatgtTAGAAGCTGTTATTTTGGGTTAAGCATGACAAATATTGCCTTTTATAGAAACAACCTCCACATTACTTTatgggggcttttattttgtaggagtTGAATGAAACACCAGCGAGCCCCAGTGACTCATCACCGACCGCCACTATTTGTaaaccaaaaacaacaacacttgaCATTTGCCTGCGTGCGTGTTCTCGTGCGTCACTTTTTGTAATCACCATTGTTATTATGCATGAATCAGCTGACACCTCTACATGACTAATGAGCTCAGAGACATCTAATCTGCTCATTGCTTCCTACTGATGTTACTTTGATAGCTCACTATTCATTGATAAGTACTGCGTACATAAAAACACTCTTTTTTTTAGGTTCTGGACAACATAATTCATCTTCGTAATTGTGCGTCATTGACAGGTAGGGCTGGGCATCGAACCTCAATACTTTTGGGGTACCAACCAAAATGTGTATATATCTGAATATCAAATTGTCAAGTATCATAAGTAGTCTTGTCTTATTCTTTAATCAGTTTACAGATTTAGATCCAAATTTTGCCAATATactctataatataatatttaggcAAAGTTCAATGACTGCTTGTGTTTAAATTACACTTAACATTTTTGAAGTTTGTCttaaattaacaaaatagttaaaggaacagtgtgtagcattacgggggatctattgtcagagatggaatataatattaataagtatctttagtgcataatcacctgaaaataagaatcattgtgttttcattagctgagaatgagcagtttatatctacatagggagcgggtcctcttcatggagttcgccatgtttctacagtagcccagaacggacaaaccaaacactggctctagagagagccattcacttttttttcatcagccACCGTTGTTTtatacacacttggcacacgctTGAAGtgtcagttggttgcaatctgcaacctcaccgctagattgcgccaaatcccacacactgcacctttaacctgTATAAAATAAGGTATTGGTACTGGTTACTTTGTTAACCCTAAAACTCTACATCATACATGTATTAGCGAAAAATTAAAATAAGGGATTTTTACCTAAACGTagtgagtagtagtagtattatgaacgctacatttttcatttgtggAAAGGGCACTTTGTTAATTAAGCATGAATTTTACGCTTACAATTTAGacaattaaaggaatagttgcaAATTTTTGGCAAATATGCGTATTCCCTGTTTTCATTTTTGGCTGCAAccacagaagcacaaaaaaaaaactaggatCGACATCGGCCGGGCCTTTGATTCATGGAGGGATCCTCGTTtggtgtcgcctcactgttttgaccgatgctcgctcgtATCGTAgtacgagcacaagcgcgagcaacaggacgctgttagtcgttgacttaacagccacaggtgtcactgttaataagcaacttctgattcttacatagagcccctttaatcTCCTGGCTGAAGCTTCATATTTCACAAACAGTTTGCGTGAACCAAACATGAACCAGCATATATCCCAAAATgtggaactattcctttaaataaaacagTGGAAACACATCAAAAGTATCCTTTCCAATTCTATTGTGAGTAGCAATACGGCTCCCATGTACAACACTGTGTCCTCTGAGGTTTGTTTGTGACCGAGAACATAAATTATCTCAGTTTCAAAAAAtctctgtcatttttttttggcCTACATGTAATGAACCCTGGTATTcgtcatgtactgtatgtctcacATGCTGCAACCTTGAAATGAAACCACAGCTGCAAGCTCAAATAAAGGTCACACTCTACAAGTTTCTGAAGTAAATCGTTGCATGCGCACGCCTGTCATGAAGAAACACATGTCACACATTACCTCTGTGCCGTATCCCTCCGAGTACCTGGTTATCATCACCCTGTTTTTTCCACAGTGTTCACACAGCAGTGTGTCCTGAGAACAGAAAGTGAAGAAATATGACAATCTGACAGCATCATGGACAGCTCCtttaaaacatacagtaaagatgacagacagcagcagatagatagagagagaggtcaG containing:
- the LOC141760745 gene encoding uncharacterized protein LOC141760745; this translates as MLRRESDSHGLFSSGETSDNDREMGASCGEVDVVCLCEAGPCTLYSEAHTPTPDTLLCEHCGKNRVMITRYSEGYGTEEDCVLSDPQGESDADADIEDTDSRLQEPGSLQRISSRRRKRPRVARQDTTESEDDGGRSHRSDRWNLRLSPDRADSRTILEESISQVRPLVICRSNVERQQGAVELPRGSKRLTSLWPSSPSLPLVLLLLLPLSLSLVIVIVSFLLPWASA